The Zingiber officinale cultivar Zhangliang chromosome 10A, Zo_v1.1, whole genome shotgun sequence genome contains a region encoding:
- the LOC122026682 gene encoding protein IQ-DOMAIN 10-like encodes MRHENQLKLEAKLQDLDVEWNGGTETEEIIARIQQREEAAVKRDRAMTYAFSHQWRASSGINQGSFMYELAKGNWEWSWVDKWIAAQAWETRPSAQSQVKPALKANKNANPSTQTTPTSSKLASTDAKVSIKKPPKQPDEDTTLKIINTA; translated from the exons ATGAGACATGAGAACCAGTTGAAGCTCGAGGCAAAGCTTCAGGATTTGGAT GTAGAATGGAATGGAGGCACCGAAACTGAGGAAATAATTGCTAGGATACAACAAAGGGAAGAAGCTGCAGTTAAGCGCGATCGAGCAATGACTTATGCATTCTCCCATCAG TGGAGGGCAAGCTCAGGGATCAACCAAGGGTCATTTATGTATGAGCTAGCAAAAGGTAACTGGGAATGGAGTTGGGTGGACAAGTGGATTGCAGCACAGGCATGGGAGACAAGGCCTTCTGCTCAGTCTCAAGTTAAGCCGGCCTTGAAAGCCAACAAGAACGCCAACCCCTCAACCCAGACAACACCCACTTCATCAAAGCTTGCAAGCACCGATGCAAAGGTTTCAATCAAGAAACCTCCTAAGCAACCAGATGAAGATACTACTCTGAAGATCATAAATACTGCCTAA